Proteins from a single region of Ziziphus jujuba cultivar Dongzao chromosome 1, ASM3175591v1:
- the LOC107425241 gene encoding myosin-12 isoform X2 — protein sequence MGTPVNIIVGSHVWAEDPEDAWIDGEVREIKGRDATIITTNGKTIVADISSIYPKDTEAPPAGVDDMTKLAYLHEPGVLYNLACRFGLNEIYTYTGNILIAVNPFRRLPHLYDIHMMEQYKGATFGELSPHLFAVADTCYRAMINEHGSQSILVSGESGAGKTETTKMLMRYLAFMGGRSGTEGRTVEQQVLESNPVLEAFGNAKTVKNNNSSRFGKFVEIQFDKHWKISGAAIRTYLLERSRVCQVSDPERNYHCFYMLCAAPEEDVKKFKLGDPRTFHYLNQSNCYEVANVDDAREYLETRNAMDIVGISPEEQDAIFRVVAAILHLGNIDFTKGKEVDSSKLKDDKSRYHLQTAAELLMCDEKALEDSLCQRVIVTPDGNITKPLDPDSATLSRDALAKTVYSRLFDWIVDKINSSIGQDPNAASLIGVLDIYGFESFKINSFEQLCINLTNEKLQQHFNQHVFKMEQEEYTKEEINWSYVEFVDNQDVLDLIEKKPGGIIALLDEACMFPKSTHETFAQKMYQTYKAHKRFSKPKLSRTDFTINHYAGDVTYQADQFLDKNKDYVVAEHQALLDASKCSFVAGLFPPLPEESSKQSKFSSIGTRFKQQLQSLMDTLNTTEPHYIRCVKPNSVLKPGIFENFNVLNQLRCGGVLEAIRISCAGYPTKRAFDEFLDRFGMLAPDVLDGSDEKSASIAICDRMGLKGYQIGKTKVFLRAGQMAELDARRTEVLANAARLIQRQIQTHLTRREFIALRRATIHIQKLWRAQLARKLYEQMRREAASIRIQKHLRAHIARKSYTQLQASAIVIQTGLRAMATRNEYRFRRRTKAATIVQTRWRRFQALCSYKKQKKATLALQCLWRSKVARKELRKLRMAARETGALKEAKDKLEKRVEELSWRLEFEKHLRIDLEEAKGQEIAKLQNTLQEMQGQLDEAHAAIIHEKEAARLAIEQAPPVIKEVPVADETKLEILRNQNEELEGELSELKKKIEDFEEKFSQVEKESQERLQEAEDARLKSVQLQETIERLESNLSNLESENQVLRQQALVASMNEEASEELKILKSKISDLESENELLRNKVVVVEYKPTAENLQPPVKSHENGIPTEEEIQRTKSLENRNPTEEEIQRTKSLENGNQMEEEIQRIKETVPVVSHLTKQRSLTERQQENHDVLVKCLMEDKRFDKNRPVTACIVYKALLQWRSFEAEKTTIFDKIIHTIRSTIEESQDSVSDLAYWLSTTSTLLFLLQSTLKASNTANVALQRNRTSPATLFGRMARGFRSSSISMGVSSGYSGMLGKPNEQSKVEAKYPALLFKQHLTAYVEKIYGMIRDSLKKEISPFLNLCIQAPRSTRVRSIRVSSKKIHPSIVPKQQASNIHWQSIVDKLDQTLSILSGNHVPSTFTRKIFSQVFSFINVQLFNSLLLRRECCSFSNGEYLKAGLAELEQWCLKATNELAGSSWEELQHIRQAVGFLVLHQKAHKSLDEITNDLCPVLSIPQIYRIGTMFWDDKYGAQGLSTDVISRMRVLMAEDSISMPNNSFLLDVNSIIPFTIEEMSRSFSDVSLTDVDPPPLLRQRSDFHFLLQQTTD from the exons ATG GGAACACCAGTAAACATCATAGTTGGATCACATGTTTGGGCTGAGGATCCTGAGGATGCTTGGATTGATGGTGAAGTTAGAGAAATCAAAGGAAGGGATGCTACTATTATCACTACAAATGGAAAGACT ATAGTTGCAGACATTTCCAGTATATACCCAAAAGACACAGAAGCACCACCAGCAGGTGTTGATGACATGACCAAGTTGGCTTACCTCCATGAACCTGGAGTCCTGTATAACCTTGCTTGCCGGTTTGGTCTCAATGAAATATAT ACGTATACCGGGAACATTTTAATAGCTGTGAATCCATTCCGGAGGCTGCCACATTTGTATGATATCCACATGATGGAGCAGTATAAAGGAGCTACTTTTGGGGAGCTAAGTCCCCATCTTTTTGCTGTTGCAGATACTTGTTACAG GGCAATGATAAATGAACATGGAAGCCAATCCATTTTGGTGAGCGGGGAGAGTGGAGCTGGTAAAACCGAGACAACAAAAATGCTCATGAGATATCTAGCATTCATGGGAGGAAGATCGGGTACTGAAGGAAGAACAGTAGAACAGCAGGTTTTAGAG TCCAATCCAGTCCTGGAAGCATTTGGGAATGCCAAGACtgtgaaaaacaacaattcaaG TCGTTTTGGAAAATTCGTGGAGATCCAGTTTGACAAACATTGGAAGATCTCTGGAGCTGCTATACGTACTTATCTCCTTGAAAGATCTCGAGTTTGTCAAGTTTCTGACCCAGAGAGAAACTACCATTGTTTCTACATGCTCTGTGCAGCACCAGAAGAG GATGTGAAAAAATTCAAGTTAGGGGATCCAAGAACATTCCACTATCTTAATCAATCGAATTGTTATGAAGTAGCAAATGTCGATGATGCAAGGGAGTATTTGGAGACTAGAAATGCCATGGATATTGTTGGGATCAGTCCTGAAGAGCAG GATGCTATTTTCCGAGTGGTAGCTGCAATCCTCCATCTTGGAAATATTGACTTCACCAAAGGGAAAGAAGTTGATTCTTCCAAGTTAAAAGACGATAAATCCCGATACCATCTTCAAACAGCAGCAGAGCTACTCAT GTGTGACGAGAAGGCACTCGAGGATTCACTATGCCAGCGTGTCATAGTGACTCCTGATGGTAATATCACAAAACCATTGGATCCTGACTCAGCTACCTTAAGTCGAGATGCCCTGGCAAAGACTGTGTACTCTAGACTCTTTGATTG GATTGTAGATAAGATAAACAGTTCAATTGGTCAAGATCCAAATGCAGCAAGTTTAATCGGAGTCCTTGATATTTATGGCTTTGAAAGCTTCAAGATAAACAG tttcgAGCAGCTATGTATCAACCTAACAAATGAAAAGTTGCAACAACATTTTAATCAG CATGTATTCAAGATGGAGCAAGAAGAGTAtacaaaagaagaaataaactGGAGCTATGTAGAATTTGTTGATAACCAGGATGTTTTGGATCTTATTGAGAAG AAACCTGGAGGCATAATTGCTCTTCTTGATGAAGCCTG TATGTTTCCTAAGTCAACCCATGAGACGTTTGCACAGAAGATGTATCAGACTTATAAAGCACACAAGCGTTTCAGTAAGCCTAAACTTTCTCGAACAGACTTCACAATCAACCATTATGCTGGAGAC GTCACATACCAAGCAGACCAATTTCTTGACAAAAACAAGGATTATGTAGTAGCAGAACATCAAGCTTTATTAGATGCATCAAAGTGCTCATTTGTTGCAGGCCTATTTCCTCCACTACCTGAAGAGTCATCAAAACAGTCGAAGTTCTCTTCCATAGGTACCCGCTTCAAG CAACAATTACAATCTTTAATGGATACATTGAACACAACAGAACCACATTACATAAGATGTGTAAAGCCCAATTCAGTTTTGAAGCCGGGAATTTTTGAGAATTTCAATGTCTTAAACCAGTTGAGATGTGGG GGTGTGCTAGAGGCAATTAGGATTAGTTGTGCTGGCTATCCAACAAAAAGAGCATTTGATGAATTTCTTGACCGATTTGGAATGCTAGCTCCCGATGTTCTAGACGg ATCCGATGAAAAATCAGCCAGTATTGCTATTTGTGACAGAATGGGATTGAAGGGATATCAA ATTGGGAAAACAAAGGTATTTCTAAGAGCTGGGCAGATGGCAGAGCTAGATGCAAGAAGAACAGAAGTATTGGCTAATGCTGCAAGGCTCATCCAAAGGCAAATTCAAACACATCTGACCAGAAGAGAGTTCATTGCACTGAGAAGGGCTACAATTCATATTCAGAAACTTTGGAGAG CACAACTTGCACGCAAGCTATATGAACAGATGAGAAGGGAAGCTGCTTCAATCCGAATCCAAAAACACCTACGTGCTCACATAGCACGAAAATCTTACACACAATTACAGGCATCTGCAATAGTTATCCAGACTGGGTTACGAGCAATGGCTACCCGAAATGAATACAGATTCAGGAGAAGAACCAAGGCTGCAACCATTGTTCAG ACCCGATGGAGAAGATTCCAAGCTCTTTGTTCTTATAAAAAGCAGAAGAAAGCGACTCTCGCACTTCAATGTCTCTGGAGGTCAAAGGTGGCAAGAAAGGAGCTTAGAAAGCTCAGGATG GCTGCAAGAGAAACAGGTGCTCTCAAGGAGGCTAAAGACAAGCTGGAGAAACGTGTCGAGGAACTATCGTGGCGACTAGAATTTGAAAAGCACTTGAGG aTCGATCTCGAAGAAGCTAAAGGTCAAGAAATTGCAAAGTTACAAAATACTTTGCAAGAAATGCAAGGTCAGCTAGATGAAGCTCATGCTGCAATTATCCATGAGAAAGAAGCAGCCAGGTTAGCCATTGAACAAGCTCCACCAGTTATCAAAGAGGTACCAGTTGCGGATGAAACCAAGCTGGAAATACTGAGAAATCAAAACGAGGAGCTCGAG GGTGAGCTGAGTGAactgaagaagaaaattgaGGACTTTGAAGAGAAGTTTTCTCAAGTGGAGAAAGAAAGCCAAGAGAGACTTCAAGAGGCAGAAGATGCACGGCTGAAATCAGTGCAGCTTCAAGAAACTATTGAAAG ACTAGAATCAAACTTGTCCAACCTCGAATCTGAAAATCAGGTGCTACGCCAACAGGCTCTGGTTGCATCAATGAATGAAGAAGCCTCTGAAGAACTGAAAAT CTTAAAGAGTAAGATCTCAGATTTGGAATCAGAAAATGAGTTACTCCGCAACAAGGTTGTAGTTGTTGAGTACAAACCTACTGCAGAGAATCTACAGCCACCTGTCAAG AGTCATGAGAATGGGATTCCAACAGAGGAAGAGATTCAAAGAACTAAg AGTCTTGAGAATAGAAATCCAACAGAAGAAGAAATTCAAAGAACTAAG AGTCTTGAGAATGGAAATCAAATGGAGGAAGAGATTCAAAGAATTAAG GAAACTGTTCCAGTTGTTTCCCACTTAACTAAACAGAGATCTCTCACAGAAAGGCAGCAG GAAAATCATGATGTGCTTGTGAAGTGTCTAATGGAAGATAAGCGCTTCGACAAGAACAGACCTGTCACAGCCTGCATTGTCTACAAAGCACTTCTTCAATGGAGATCCTTCGAAGCAGAGAAAACAACTATATTCGATAAGATCATACATACAATTAGATCAACAATAGAAGAA AGTCAAGACAGCGTCAGCGATCTGGCCTATTGGCTTTCAACAACTTCCACACTTCTGTTTCTTCTACAAAGCACGCTTAAGGCAAGCAACACAGCCAATGTGGCTTTGCAACGAAATAGAACTTCTCCTGCCACCTTATTTGGTAGAATGGCAAGA GGTTTTCGTTCATCTTCAATTAGTATGGGAGTTTCAAGTGGGTACAGTGGGATGCTGGGAAAGCCCAATGAACAATCAAAAGTGGAAGCCAAGTACCCAGCTTTACTATTTAAGCAACATCTAACTGCATATGTTGAGAAAATATACGGAATGATCAGAGATAGTTTAAAGAAAGAGATTAGCCCATTTTTGAACTTGTGCATTCAG GCACCAAGATCGACAAGGGTAAGATCGATAAGAGTTTCATCTAAAAAGATCCATCCAAGCATAGTACCAAAGCAGCAAGCATCAAACATACACTGGCAAAGCATTGTTGATAAGCTGGATCAGACATTAAGTATTTTATCTGGGAACCAT GTCCCTTCCACGTTCACAAGGAAAATCTTTAGTCAGGTTTTCTCATTCATCAATGTACAGCTGTTTAATAG CTTATTGCTCCGGCGAGAGTGCTGCTCATTTAGCAATGGAGAATATTTGAAGGCTGGTTTGGCAGAATTGGAACAGTGGTGTCTCAAAGCAACAAATGAG CTGGCTGGATCATCCTGGGAGGAACTCCAACACATAAGACAAGCTGTAGGGTTTCTG GTTCTGCACCAAAAAGCTCATAAATCTTTGGATGAAATCACAAATGATCTATGCCCG GTACTGAGCATCCCACAAATATATCGCATTGGAACAATGTTTTGGGATGACAAATATGGAGCCCAGGGATTATCTACAGAT GTTATCAGCAGAATGAGAGTGCTGATGGCAGAAGATTCAATCAGCATGCCCAATAATTCCTTCCTGCTTGACGTCAATTCAAT CATACCTTTCACCATCGAAGAGATGTCCAGATCCTTCAGTGATGTCAGTCTAACTGATGTGGATCCACCACCCCTTCTTCGCCAAAGGTCTGACTTCCATTTCCTTCTGCAACAAACAACCGATTGA
- the LOC107423962 gene encoding protein neprosin — protein MKMKKMMVYLWWVVLLLVLPFSSAGSGISSTSSSVSQQTLGVQKHLNQLNKPAVKSIKSPDGDIIDCIHVAHQPAFDHPSMTNHTIQMRPSYHPERLNFGESKVSSSKSKRVTQLWHTKGRCPEGTIPVRRTKQEDILRASSIKSYGKKKQKSFPQPRSADPDLLSQSGHQHAIVYVEGDKFYGAKATINVWEPKIQQPNEFSLSQIWILGGAFGQDLNSIEAGWQVSPDLYGDNNTRLFTYWTSDAYQATGCYNLLCSGFIQINNEIAMGATIYPVSGFHASQYDINILVWKDPKEGNWWMQFGDDYVLGYWPAFLFSYLSDSASMIEWGGEVVNSESEGQHTSTQMGSGHFPGEGFGKASYFRNIQTVDGSNNLRPPKDIGTYTEQPDCYDVKTGKTGDWGNYFYYGGPGKNPKCP, from the exons atgaagatgaagaagatgatggtTTACCTTTGGTGGGTGGTTTTGCTTCTGGTTCTGCCATTTTCATCTGCAGGAAGTGGAATCAGCAGCACTAGCAGCTCCGTGTCTCAGCAGACTTTAGGGGTTCAGAAGCACTTGAACCAATTGAACAAGCCTGCTGTTAAATCCATCAAG AGTCCGGATGGAGATATTATTGACTGCATCCATGTAGCTCACCAGCCAGCTTTTGATCATCCTTCAATGACTAACCACACAATTCAG ATGAGGCCGAGTTATCATCCAGAAAGGCTTAATTTTGGAGAGAGCAAAGTTTCTTCTTCAAAGTCCAAAAGAGTCACTCAGCTTTGGCACACAAAAGGAAGGTGTCCAGAAGGAACTATTCCTGTCAGAAGAACAAAACAAGAAGATATATTGAGAGCAAGCTCTATAAAATCATATggtaaaaagaagcaaaaaagcTTTCCTCAACCAAGGTCTGCGGATCCTGACCTTCTCAGTCAAAGTGGACATCAG CATGCAATAGTTTATGTGGAAGGAGATAAGTTTTATGGAGCTAAAGCAACCATAAACGTTTGGGAACCAAAAATTCAGCAGCCAAATGAGTTCAGTTTGTCACAAATCTGGATCTTGGGAGGTGCTTTTGGTCAAGATCTTAACAGCATTGAAGCTGGTTGGCAG GTAAGCCCAGATCTATATGGAGACAACAATACTAGACTCTTCACTTACTGGACT AGTGATGCATATCAAGCCACTGGTTGCTATAATCTACTCTGTTCAGGCTTTATCCAAATCAACAATGAAATTGCAATGGGTGCCACTATATACCCTGTTTCGGGCTTTCATGCATCCCAATATGATATCAACATTCTTGTCTGGAag GACCCAAAAGAAGGAAACTGGTGGATGCAATTTGGGGATGACTATGTGCTTGGATATTGGCCAGCTTTCCTCTTCTCATATCTCTCTGATAGTGCTTCAATGATTGAATGGGGAGGTGAGGTTGTAAACTCTGAATCTGAAGGCCAACATACCTCTACACAAATGGGCAGTGGTCATTTTCCTGGTGAAGGGTTTGGAAAAGCCAGTTACTTCAGGAACATCCAAACTGTTGATGGTTCTAATAATCTTAGACCTCCTAAAGATATTGGAACTTACACTGAGCAACCAGACTGTTATGATGTAAAAACTGGCAAAACTGGTGATTGGGGCAATTACTTTTACTATGGAGGTCCTGGTAAAAATCCCAAATGCCCTTGA
- the LOC107425241 gene encoding myosin-12 isoform X1, whose product MILQGTPVNIIVGSHVWAEDPEDAWIDGEVREIKGRDATIITTNGKTIVADISSIYPKDTEAPPAGVDDMTKLAYLHEPGVLYNLACRFGLNEIYTYTGNILIAVNPFRRLPHLYDIHMMEQYKGATFGELSPHLFAVADTCYRAMINEHGSQSILVSGESGAGKTETTKMLMRYLAFMGGRSGTEGRTVEQQVLESNPVLEAFGNAKTVKNNNSSRFGKFVEIQFDKHWKISGAAIRTYLLERSRVCQVSDPERNYHCFYMLCAAPEEDVKKFKLGDPRTFHYLNQSNCYEVANVDDAREYLETRNAMDIVGISPEEQDAIFRVVAAILHLGNIDFTKGKEVDSSKLKDDKSRYHLQTAAELLMCDEKALEDSLCQRVIVTPDGNITKPLDPDSATLSRDALAKTVYSRLFDWIVDKINSSIGQDPNAASLIGVLDIYGFESFKINSFEQLCINLTNEKLQQHFNQHVFKMEQEEYTKEEINWSYVEFVDNQDVLDLIEKKPGGIIALLDEACMFPKSTHETFAQKMYQTYKAHKRFSKPKLSRTDFTINHYAGDVTYQADQFLDKNKDYVVAEHQALLDASKCSFVAGLFPPLPEESSKQSKFSSIGTRFKQQLQSLMDTLNTTEPHYIRCVKPNSVLKPGIFENFNVLNQLRCGGVLEAIRISCAGYPTKRAFDEFLDRFGMLAPDVLDGSDEKSASIAICDRMGLKGYQIGKTKVFLRAGQMAELDARRTEVLANAARLIQRQIQTHLTRREFIALRRATIHIQKLWRAQLARKLYEQMRREAASIRIQKHLRAHIARKSYTQLQASAIVIQTGLRAMATRNEYRFRRRTKAATIVQTRWRRFQALCSYKKQKKATLALQCLWRSKVARKELRKLRMAARETGALKEAKDKLEKRVEELSWRLEFEKHLRIDLEEAKGQEIAKLQNTLQEMQGQLDEAHAAIIHEKEAARLAIEQAPPVIKEVPVADETKLEILRNQNEELEGELSELKKKIEDFEEKFSQVEKESQERLQEAEDARLKSVQLQETIERLESNLSNLESENQVLRQQALVASMNEEASEELKILKSKISDLESENELLRNKVVVVEYKPTAENLQPPVKSHENGIPTEEEIQRTKSLENRNPTEEEIQRTKSLENGNQMEEEIQRIKETVPVVSHLTKQRSLTERQQENHDVLVKCLMEDKRFDKNRPVTACIVYKALLQWRSFEAEKTTIFDKIIHTIRSTIEESQDSVSDLAYWLSTTSTLLFLLQSTLKASNTANVALQRNRTSPATLFGRMARGFRSSSISMGVSSGYSGMLGKPNEQSKVEAKYPALLFKQHLTAYVEKIYGMIRDSLKKEISPFLNLCIQAPRSTRVRSIRVSSKKIHPSIVPKQQASNIHWQSIVDKLDQTLSILSGNHVPSTFTRKIFSQVFSFINVQLFNSLLLRRECCSFSNGEYLKAGLAELEQWCLKATNELAGSSWEELQHIRQAVGFLVLHQKAHKSLDEITNDLCPVLSIPQIYRIGTMFWDDKYGAQGLSTDVISRMRVLMAEDSISMPNNSFLLDVNSIIPFTIEEMSRSFSDVSLTDVDPPPLLRQRSDFHFLLQQTTD is encoded by the exons ATGATCTTGCAGGGAACACCAGTAAACATCATAGTTGGATCACATGTTTGGGCTGAGGATCCTGAGGATGCTTGGATTGATGGTGAAGTTAGAGAAATCAAAGGAAGGGATGCTACTATTATCACTACAAATGGAAAGACT ATAGTTGCAGACATTTCCAGTATATACCCAAAAGACACAGAAGCACCACCAGCAGGTGTTGATGACATGACCAAGTTGGCTTACCTCCATGAACCTGGAGTCCTGTATAACCTTGCTTGCCGGTTTGGTCTCAATGAAATATAT ACGTATACCGGGAACATTTTAATAGCTGTGAATCCATTCCGGAGGCTGCCACATTTGTATGATATCCACATGATGGAGCAGTATAAAGGAGCTACTTTTGGGGAGCTAAGTCCCCATCTTTTTGCTGTTGCAGATACTTGTTACAG GGCAATGATAAATGAACATGGAAGCCAATCCATTTTGGTGAGCGGGGAGAGTGGAGCTGGTAAAACCGAGACAACAAAAATGCTCATGAGATATCTAGCATTCATGGGAGGAAGATCGGGTACTGAAGGAAGAACAGTAGAACAGCAGGTTTTAGAG TCCAATCCAGTCCTGGAAGCATTTGGGAATGCCAAGACtgtgaaaaacaacaattcaaG TCGTTTTGGAAAATTCGTGGAGATCCAGTTTGACAAACATTGGAAGATCTCTGGAGCTGCTATACGTACTTATCTCCTTGAAAGATCTCGAGTTTGTCAAGTTTCTGACCCAGAGAGAAACTACCATTGTTTCTACATGCTCTGTGCAGCACCAGAAGAG GATGTGAAAAAATTCAAGTTAGGGGATCCAAGAACATTCCACTATCTTAATCAATCGAATTGTTATGAAGTAGCAAATGTCGATGATGCAAGGGAGTATTTGGAGACTAGAAATGCCATGGATATTGTTGGGATCAGTCCTGAAGAGCAG GATGCTATTTTCCGAGTGGTAGCTGCAATCCTCCATCTTGGAAATATTGACTTCACCAAAGGGAAAGAAGTTGATTCTTCCAAGTTAAAAGACGATAAATCCCGATACCATCTTCAAACAGCAGCAGAGCTACTCAT GTGTGACGAGAAGGCACTCGAGGATTCACTATGCCAGCGTGTCATAGTGACTCCTGATGGTAATATCACAAAACCATTGGATCCTGACTCAGCTACCTTAAGTCGAGATGCCCTGGCAAAGACTGTGTACTCTAGACTCTTTGATTG GATTGTAGATAAGATAAACAGTTCAATTGGTCAAGATCCAAATGCAGCAAGTTTAATCGGAGTCCTTGATATTTATGGCTTTGAAAGCTTCAAGATAAACAG tttcgAGCAGCTATGTATCAACCTAACAAATGAAAAGTTGCAACAACATTTTAATCAG CATGTATTCAAGATGGAGCAAGAAGAGTAtacaaaagaagaaataaactGGAGCTATGTAGAATTTGTTGATAACCAGGATGTTTTGGATCTTATTGAGAAG AAACCTGGAGGCATAATTGCTCTTCTTGATGAAGCCTG TATGTTTCCTAAGTCAACCCATGAGACGTTTGCACAGAAGATGTATCAGACTTATAAAGCACACAAGCGTTTCAGTAAGCCTAAACTTTCTCGAACAGACTTCACAATCAACCATTATGCTGGAGAC GTCACATACCAAGCAGACCAATTTCTTGACAAAAACAAGGATTATGTAGTAGCAGAACATCAAGCTTTATTAGATGCATCAAAGTGCTCATTTGTTGCAGGCCTATTTCCTCCACTACCTGAAGAGTCATCAAAACAGTCGAAGTTCTCTTCCATAGGTACCCGCTTCAAG CAACAATTACAATCTTTAATGGATACATTGAACACAACAGAACCACATTACATAAGATGTGTAAAGCCCAATTCAGTTTTGAAGCCGGGAATTTTTGAGAATTTCAATGTCTTAAACCAGTTGAGATGTGGG GGTGTGCTAGAGGCAATTAGGATTAGTTGTGCTGGCTATCCAACAAAAAGAGCATTTGATGAATTTCTTGACCGATTTGGAATGCTAGCTCCCGATGTTCTAGACGg ATCCGATGAAAAATCAGCCAGTATTGCTATTTGTGACAGAATGGGATTGAAGGGATATCAA ATTGGGAAAACAAAGGTATTTCTAAGAGCTGGGCAGATGGCAGAGCTAGATGCAAGAAGAACAGAAGTATTGGCTAATGCTGCAAGGCTCATCCAAAGGCAAATTCAAACACATCTGACCAGAAGAGAGTTCATTGCACTGAGAAGGGCTACAATTCATATTCAGAAACTTTGGAGAG CACAACTTGCACGCAAGCTATATGAACAGATGAGAAGGGAAGCTGCTTCAATCCGAATCCAAAAACACCTACGTGCTCACATAGCACGAAAATCTTACACACAATTACAGGCATCTGCAATAGTTATCCAGACTGGGTTACGAGCAATGGCTACCCGAAATGAATACAGATTCAGGAGAAGAACCAAGGCTGCAACCATTGTTCAG ACCCGATGGAGAAGATTCCAAGCTCTTTGTTCTTATAAAAAGCAGAAGAAAGCGACTCTCGCACTTCAATGTCTCTGGAGGTCAAAGGTGGCAAGAAAGGAGCTTAGAAAGCTCAGGATG GCTGCAAGAGAAACAGGTGCTCTCAAGGAGGCTAAAGACAAGCTGGAGAAACGTGTCGAGGAACTATCGTGGCGACTAGAATTTGAAAAGCACTTGAGG aTCGATCTCGAAGAAGCTAAAGGTCAAGAAATTGCAAAGTTACAAAATACTTTGCAAGAAATGCAAGGTCAGCTAGATGAAGCTCATGCTGCAATTATCCATGAGAAAGAAGCAGCCAGGTTAGCCATTGAACAAGCTCCACCAGTTATCAAAGAGGTACCAGTTGCGGATGAAACCAAGCTGGAAATACTGAGAAATCAAAACGAGGAGCTCGAG GGTGAGCTGAGTGAactgaagaagaaaattgaGGACTTTGAAGAGAAGTTTTCTCAAGTGGAGAAAGAAAGCCAAGAGAGACTTCAAGAGGCAGAAGATGCACGGCTGAAATCAGTGCAGCTTCAAGAAACTATTGAAAG ACTAGAATCAAACTTGTCCAACCTCGAATCTGAAAATCAGGTGCTACGCCAACAGGCTCTGGTTGCATCAATGAATGAAGAAGCCTCTGAAGAACTGAAAAT CTTAAAGAGTAAGATCTCAGATTTGGAATCAGAAAATGAGTTACTCCGCAACAAGGTTGTAGTTGTTGAGTACAAACCTACTGCAGAGAATCTACAGCCACCTGTCAAG AGTCATGAGAATGGGATTCCAACAGAGGAAGAGATTCAAAGAACTAAg AGTCTTGAGAATAGAAATCCAACAGAAGAAGAAATTCAAAGAACTAAG AGTCTTGAGAATGGAAATCAAATGGAGGAAGAGATTCAAAGAATTAAG GAAACTGTTCCAGTTGTTTCCCACTTAACTAAACAGAGATCTCTCACAGAAAGGCAGCAG GAAAATCATGATGTGCTTGTGAAGTGTCTAATGGAAGATAAGCGCTTCGACAAGAACAGACCTGTCACAGCCTGCATTGTCTACAAAGCACTTCTTCAATGGAGATCCTTCGAAGCAGAGAAAACAACTATATTCGATAAGATCATACATACAATTAGATCAACAATAGAAGAA AGTCAAGACAGCGTCAGCGATCTGGCCTATTGGCTTTCAACAACTTCCACACTTCTGTTTCTTCTACAAAGCACGCTTAAGGCAAGCAACACAGCCAATGTGGCTTTGCAACGAAATAGAACTTCTCCTGCCACCTTATTTGGTAGAATGGCAAGA GGTTTTCGTTCATCTTCAATTAGTATGGGAGTTTCAAGTGGGTACAGTGGGATGCTGGGAAAGCCCAATGAACAATCAAAAGTGGAAGCCAAGTACCCAGCTTTACTATTTAAGCAACATCTAACTGCATATGTTGAGAAAATATACGGAATGATCAGAGATAGTTTAAAGAAAGAGATTAGCCCATTTTTGAACTTGTGCATTCAG GCACCAAGATCGACAAGGGTAAGATCGATAAGAGTTTCATCTAAAAAGATCCATCCAAGCATAGTACCAAAGCAGCAAGCATCAAACATACACTGGCAAAGCATTGTTGATAAGCTGGATCAGACATTAAGTATTTTATCTGGGAACCAT GTCCCTTCCACGTTCACAAGGAAAATCTTTAGTCAGGTTTTCTCATTCATCAATGTACAGCTGTTTAATAG CTTATTGCTCCGGCGAGAGTGCTGCTCATTTAGCAATGGAGAATATTTGAAGGCTGGTTTGGCAGAATTGGAACAGTGGTGTCTCAAAGCAACAAATGAG CTGGCTGGATCATCCTGGGAGGAACTCCAACACATAAGACAAGCTGTAGGGTTTCTG GTTCTGCACCAAAAAGCTCATAAATCTTTGGATGAAATCACAAATGATCTATGCCCG GTACTGAGCATCCCACAAATATATCGCATTGGAACAATGTTTTGGGATGACAAATATGGAGCCCAGGGATTATCTACAGAT GTTATCAGCAGAATGAGAGTGCTGATGGCAGAAGATTCAATCAGCATGCCCAATAATTCCTTCCTGCTTGACGTCAATTCAAT CATACCTTTCACCATCGAAGAGATGTCCAGATCCTTCAGTGATGTCAGTCTAACTGATGTGGATCCACCACCCCTTCTTCGCCAAAGGTCTGACTTCCATTTCCTTCTGCAACAAACAACCGATTGA